Proteins from one Doryrhamphus excisus isolate RoL2022-K1 chromosome 19, RoL_Dexc_1.0, whole genome shotgun sequence genomic window:
- the slc4a5b gene encoding electrogenic sodium bicarbonate cotransporter 4 isoform X4 yields the protein MDQHGRSRAQRRYDDDDDDVQPFYIGVPVSHRRKRRRHRSYDHDGERGPCHSRYDHHGDREHARRGFYQDSDGEDRPQLLERADPSVSPAAERLRHILAEDEGGPTPTIFTEMDTLQQEGGELEWKESARWVKFEEKVEEGGERWSKPHVSTLTLHSLFELRTCLQTGSILLDLDAFSLPHIVDEIVERQIADGLVSEDVKEKISFVLLRRHRHQTKKPIHRSLADIGKSSSAAAPNRSPQVTLSRSTSSASAIHRSTDDLRSRHASSLGRLHHAQSRSMTDISDTPSSDQLKNKFMKKIPRDAEASNVLIGEVDFLDKPFVSFVRLAQATTLGGLTEVPVPTRFLFILLGPHGKTKSYNEIGRAIATLMVDDLFSDVAYKARDREDLIAGVDEFLDEVIVLPPGEWDPKIRIEPPKKVPSAEMRKSVLNLNELGQMNGAAGGAAGGEDEELPAPHELGEELKFTGRVGGGLWLDIKRKIPWYCSDIYDGFHIQTISAVLFIYLGCITNAITFGGLLGDATDNYQGVMESFLGTALAGTVFCLFGGQPLIILSSTGPILIFEKLLYEFSKNNGIDYMELRLWIGIHACLQCFLLVLSDASYIIKYMTRFTEEGFSSLISFIFISDAIKKMVGSFKYYPINRGFKPDFITSYKCDCVPPDQALLADDNMTLLFNLSDLDWSQLSKKECVKYGGALVGKACKYVPDLALMSFILFFGTYSMTVSLKKFKFSRYFPTKPTRSDRGWVVMPFGKNPWWWHLASFIPALLVTILIFMDQQISAVIVNRKENKLKKGCGYHLDLFWVGILMAVCSFMGLPWYVAATVISIAHIDSLKMESESSAPGEQPQFLGVREQRLTGTLVFVLTGLSVFLAPVLQYIPMPVLYGVFLYMGVASLSGIQFWERIKLYMMAPKHQPDFAFLRHVPLRRVHLFTLVQITCLAVLWVLKSTFLAIIFPVMILGLMVVRKLLDLMFSQHDLAWLDDILPDKDKKKREDDKKKKKKKSAEAESDEEPGGPAPSQIPMEIVQPDSAHNRPPAPHL from the exons ATGGATCAGCATGGCAGGAGCCGAGCTCAGCGTCGCtatgacgacgatgatgacg ACGTCCAGCCCTTCTACATCGGCGTCCCCGTGTCCCACAGGCGGAAGAGACGGCGCCACCGCTCGTACGACCACGATGGCGAGCGTGGCCCCTGCCACTCGCGCTACGATCACCATGGTGACCGTGAGCACGCCCGCCGAGGATTCTACCAGGACAGCGATGGCGAAGACCGCCCTCAGCTGCTGGAGCGCGCCGACCCCTCGG TGTCACCGGCGGCCGAGAGGCTGCGTCACATCCTGGCAGAGGACGAAGGCGGGCCGACGCCCACCATCTTCACAGAGATGGACACGCTGCAGCAGGAGGGCGGCGAGCTGGAGTGGAAGGAGTCGGCCAG GTGGGTGAAGTTTGAGGAGAAGGTGGAGGAAGGCGGCGAGCGATGGAGCAAACCTCACGTGTCCACGCTGACGCTGCACAGCCTCTTTGAGCTGCGAACGTGTCTCCAGACAGGAAGTATCCTGCTGGACTTGGACGCCTTCTCACTGCCGCACATCGTGG ACGAGATCGTGGAGCGACAGATAGCTGATGGCCTGGTCTCGGAGGACGTGAAGGAGAAGATCAGCTTCGTGTTGCTACGGCGACACCGCCACCAGACCAAGAAGCCCATCCACCGCTCGCTGGCCGACATTGGGAAGTCCTCCTCTGCTGCCGCCCCCA ACCGTAGTCCTCAGGTGACGCTGAGTCGTAGCACTAGTTCCGCTTCCGCCATCCATCGATCTACTGACGACCTGCGCTCGCGACACGCCAGCAGCCTGGGACGCCTGC ATCACGCACAGAGTCGCAGTATGACCGACATTTCCGACACGCCCAGCTCTGACCAG CTGAAGAACAAATTCATGAAGAAGATTCCACGCGATGCCGAGGCGTCCAACGTGCTAATTGGCGAGGTGGACTTCCTGGACAAACCCTTTGTCTCCTTCGTACGCCTAGCTCAAGCCACCACTCTGGGCGGCCTCACGGAGGTCCCGGTGCCGACCAG GTTCCTCTTCATCTTACTGGGTCCTCACGGCAAGACCAAGTCCTACAACGAGATTGGGCGGGCCATCGCCACGCTCATGGTGGACGAT CTGTTCAGCGATGTAGCGTACAAAGCCAGGGACCGCGAGGACTTGATCGCAGGCGTGGATGAGTTCCTGGATGAGGTTATCGTCCTCCCGCCAGGAGAATGGGACCCCAAAATCCGCATTGAGCCCCCCAAGAAGGTTCCGTCAGCTGAGATGAG GAAGTCGGTGCTTAACCTGAACGAGCTGGGCCAGATGAACGGGGCGGCCGGGGGGGCGGCCGGCGGGGAAGACGAGGAGCTTCCAGCACCACATGAGTTGGGAGAGGAGCTGAAGTTCACCGGGAG GGTGGGCGGCGGCTTGTGGCTGGACATCAAGAGGAAGATTCCGTGGTACTGCAGCGACATCTACGATGGCTTCCATATCCAGACCATCTCTGCCGTGCTCTTCATCTACTTGGGCTGCATCACCAACGCCATCACCTTTGGCGGCCTGCTTGGGGACGCCACTGACAACTACCAG GGCGTGATGGAGAGCTTCTTGGGGACGGCTTTGGCGGGAACCGTCTTCTGCTTGTTTGGCGGTCAGCCTCTCATCATCCTCAGCTCCACGGGACCCATCCTAATCTTTGAGAAGCTTCTCTACGAGTTCAGCAA GAACAACGGCATAGACTACATGGAGCTGCGTTTGTGGATCGGCATCCACGCATGTCTGCAGTGCTTCCTGTTGGTCCTGTCCGATGCCAGCTACATCATCAAGTACATGACCCGTTTCACCGAGGAGGGCTTCTCCAGCCTCATctccttcatcttcatctcGGATGCCATCAAGAAGATG gtgggATCTTTCAAGTATTACCCCATCAACCGCGGCTTCAAGCCCGACTTCATCACGTCCTACAAGTGTGATTGCGTCCCCCCTGACCAGG CGTTGCTCGCGGACGACAACATGACCCTACTG TTCAACCTGAGCGACCTGGACTGGAGTCAGCTGAGCAAGAAGGAGTGCGTCAAGTACGGCGGCGCCCTGGTGGGCAAGGCCTGTAAGTACGTCCCCGACCTGGCCCTCATGTCCTTCATCCTCTTCTTTGGCACCTACTCCATGACCGTGTCCCTCAAGAAGTTCAAGTTCAGCCGCTACTTTCCGACAAAG CCCACACGTTCTGACCGCGGTTGGGTGGTGATGCCGTTCGGGAAGAACCCGTGGTGGTGGCACCTGGCAAGCTTCATTCCCGCCCTGCTGGTCACTATCCTCATCTTCATGGACCAGCAGATCAGCGCCGTCATCGTCAACCGCAAGGAGAACAAACTGAAG AAAGGTTGCGGCTACCACCTGGACCTCTTCTGGGTGGGCATCCTGATGGCGGTGTGCTCCTTCATGGGTCTTCCGTGGTACGTAGCCGCCACCGTCATCTCCATCGCCCACATCGACTCCCTCAAGATGGAGAGTGAGTCCAGCGCCCCCGGAGAGCAGCCCCAGTTCCTGGGCGTCCG CGAGCAGAGACTGACCGGCACGCTTGTTTTTGTTCTGACCGGACTCTCTGTCTTCCTCGCCCCCGTCCTTCAG TACATCCCCATGCCCGTTCTCTATGGCGTCTTCCTGTACATGGGCGTGGCCTCACTCAGCGGCATCCAG TTCTGGGAGCGAATCAAGTTGTACATGATGGCTCCCAAACACCAACCGGACTTCGCCTTCCTGCGTCACGTCCCACTGAGACGCGTCCACCTCTTCACCCTGGTCCAGATCACCTGTCTGGCTGTCCTCTGGGTCCTAAAGTCCACCTTCCTCGCCATCATCTTCCCTGTCATG ATCCTGGGTCTGATGGTGGTGCGGAAGCTTCTGGACCTGATGTTCTCTCAACACGACCTGGCCTGGCTAGATGACATCCTGCCTGATAAGGACAAGAAGAAGAGGGAGgacgacaagaagaagaagaagaagaagagcgcgGAGGCGGAAAGTGACGAGGAG CCCGggggccccgccccctcccagaTTCCCATGGAGATTGTCCAGCCAGACTCCGCCCACAACcgccctcccgccccccacctgTGA